Proteins encoded together in one uncultured Fibrobacter sp. window:
- a CDS encoding V-type ATP synthase subunit B, whose amino-acid sequence MHNVAYHRIERIAGSVITLRAEGVANQELAQVTSSFGTSLARVIRIDGDMVDLQVFAGARGISTDSEVRFLGEPMKVPYSEALLGRVFNGAGKPRDNGPEVDGERITIGGPSVNPAKRIIPKTMVRTGIPMIDVFNTLVVSQKLPIFSIAGEPYNELLARIALQAEVDVIILGGMGLKHDDYLYLKDFLEKNGALSRTVMFMHTASDPIVECLLVPDASLAVAEKFATEGKNVLVLLTDMTNFADAMKEIAITMEQIPSNRGYPGDLYSQLASRYEKAVDFEGSGSITILAVTTMPGDDVTHPVPDNTGYITEGQFYLRKGRIEPFGSLSRLKQQVNGKTRSDHRTIMNTMIQLYASYKETLEKQSMGFNMSNWDQKLLKYGQRFESEMMDLSVNIPLEKALDLGWEILADCFAPEETGIPTKMINEYWPKKG is encoded by the coding sequence ATGCATAATGTGGCATACCATCGTATTGAACGCATCGCCGGTTCCGTGATTACGCTCCGTGCCGAAGGTGTAGCAAACCAGGAACTTGCCCAGGTGACAAGCTCGTTCGGAACATCCCTTGCCCGTGTGATCCGTATTGACGGCGACATGGTGGACTTGCAGGTGTTCGCAGGTGCCCGTGGTATTTCGACCGACTCTGAAGTGCGCTTCCTTGGCGAACCGATGAAGGTTCCGTACAGCGAAGCCTTGCTTGGCCGCGTGTTTAACGGTGCTGGTAAGCCCCGCGACAACGGCCCCGAAGTGGACGGCGAACGCATTACTATTGGCGGCCCTTCCGTGAACCCCGCAAAGCGTATCATCCCGAAGACGATGGTGCGTACGGGTATCCCGATGATCGACGTGTTCAACACGCTTGTGGTTTCGCAGAAGCTCCCGATTTTCTCTATCGCCGGTGAACCGTATAACGAACTCCTGGCCCGTATCGCATTGCAGGCCGAAGTGGACGTGATTATCCTCGGCGGCATGGGCCTGAAGCACGATGACTATCTGTACCTGAAGGACTTCCTCGAAAAGAACGGTGCTCTTTCCCGTACGGTGATGTTCATGCACACCGCCTCTGACCCGATTGTGGAATGCTTGCTCGTGCCGGATGCATCCCTCGCTGTGGCAGAAAAGTTCGCTACCGAAGGCAAGAACGTGCTCGTGCTCCTCACCGATATGACGAACTTTGCAGACGCCATGAAGGAAATCGCCATTACGATGGAACAGATTCCGTCGAACCGTGGTTATCCTGGCGACCTTTACTCTCAGCTTGCTAGCCGTTACGAAAAGGCTGTGGACTTCGAAGGTTCGGGCTCCATCACCATTCTGGCCGTTACGACTATGCCTGGCGACGACGTGACCCACCCGGTTCCGGACAACACCGGTTACATTACCGAAGGTCAGTTCTACCTGCGTAAGGGCCGTATTGAACCGTTCGGTTCTCTGTCTCGTTTGAAACAGCAGGTGAACGGCAAGACCCGTAGCGACCACCGTACCATCATGAACACCATGATTCAGCTGTACGCAAGCTACAAGGAAACTTTGGAAAAGCAGTCCATGGGCTTCAACATGAGTAACTGGGACCAGAAGCTGTTGAAGTATGGCCAGCGTTTCGAAAGCGAAATGATGGACCTTTCTGTCAACATTCCGCTGGAAAAGGCTTTGGACCTTGGCTGGGAAATCCTTGCTGACTGTTTCGCACCCGAAGAAACGGGTATTCCGACCAAGATGATCAACGAATATTGGCCCAAGAAGGGGTAA
- a CDS encoding V-type ATP synthase subunit I produces MITPMKKVTVLTVASAVEETLQALRTLEILHLTPLQAAAGAKLNKARGEMNRVQKALEVVPEKAPKGVTPVKEAATAASLIDEIQNLVAESKQAEIDKEQAEEELSKLSMFKNLDPATAAALQAKGIYVKLYQLHDGKIPFELEGEGSIEEFGQDENGKYVAVVSRGEAPVAVKGNFTELTMPQKSLAEYREMEAKAKETLARVQKRLGELSGVRESIEDKLLEVGDDYRMVEAEASMVGDKNVAAVQGFCPAPRVGELEKAAREHGWGLLVDDPAEDDDIPTLLTYSKLSRPMQFLYDIIGISPGYKEVDVSAVFLCFFSIFFAMIVGDSAYGLLFLGLALFARSKMPKANPAGFHFIYLMSIATIVWGVINASFLGLSPALAGWTYYLDITNYGWLPEPLKNAMLWIRTSAPTDPAKFEAYKAFAQSITLLPESFVPKAAGASQMQHIQLFCFCIAVVHLSIAHIWNVCVRIKRKDSTFMAQVGWLIGCWVMFFLACQMVLGIDMPKFVIPMFIVEAVLLVLFTVPPKRLKQDFISIPMLVLDVVNSFTDVISYIRLFAVGMSGAAIAEAFNDMLSPLFGSAVGIAGAAFLLLFVHGLNIALAVMGVAVHAVRLNTLEFSNGLGQEWSGFAFAPFAKQKN; encoded by the coding sequence ATGATTACTCCTATGAAGAAAGTGACGGTGCTGACGGTTGCAAGTGCAGTTGAAGAGACGCTCCAGGCGCTCCGTACGCTTGAAATTTTGCACCTCACGCCTTTGCAGGCGGCTGCAGGCGCTAAGCTGAATAAGGCCCGCGGCGAAATGAATCGCGTGCAGAAGGCCTTGGAAGTGGTGCCCGAAAAAGCTCCGAAGGGTGTGACTCCCGTGAAGGAAGCCGCGACCGCAGCAAGCCTTATCGATGAAATCCAGAACCTGGTTGCCGAAAGCAAGCAGGCGGAAATCGACAAGGAACAGGCTGAAGAGGAACTCTCTAAACTTTCCATGTTCAAGAACCTGGACCCCGCAACGGCTGCAGCCTTGCAGGCGAAGGGTATCTATGTCAAACTTTACCAGCTCCATGACGGTAAAATCCCGTTCGAACTCGAGGGCGAAGGCTCTATCGAAGAATTCGGCCAGGATGAAAACGGCAAGTATGTGGCTGTCGTGAGCAGGGGAGAAGCCCCTGTCGCCGTGAAGGGAAACTTCACCGAACTCACGATGCCGCAGAAGTCGCTTGCCGAATACCGCGAAATGGAAGCGAAAGCCAAGGAAACGCTTGCCCGCGTCCAAAAACGCCTGGGTGAACTTTCGGGCGTCAGGGAATCTATCGAAGACAAACTCCTCGAAGTGGGTGACGACTACCGCATGGTCGAAGCCGAAGCCTCGATGGTGGGCGACAAGAACGTCGCCGCCGTGCAGGGCTTCTGCCCCGCACCTCGCGTGGGCGAACTCGAGAAGGCCGCCCGCGAGCACGGCTGGGGCCTCCTAGTGGACGACCCCGCCGAAGACGACGATATCCCGACGCTGTTGACCTACAGCAAGCTCAGCCGCCCCATGCAGTTCCTGTACGACATCATCGGCATTTCGCCGGGGTACAAGGAAGTGGACGTGTCGGCCGTGTTCCTTTGCTTCTTCAGCATCTTCTTTGCGATGATTGTGGGCGACTCGGCTTACGGCCTGTTGTTCCTCGGTCTGGCACTCTTTGCCCGCTCCAAGATGCCGAAGGCGAACCCTGCTGGTTTCCACTTTATCTACCTCATGAGCATCGCCACCATCGTGTGGGGTGTCATCAACGCAAGCTTCCTCGGACTTTCTCCGGCGCTTGCGGGGTGGACGTATTACCTGGACATCACCAACTACGGCTGGTTGCCTGAACCGCTGAAGAACGCGATGCTCTGGATCCGCACAAGCGCACCGACTGACCCTGCGAAGTTCGAAGCCTACAAGGCCTTCGCCCAGTCGATCACGCTGTTGCCCGAAAGCTTCGTGCCGAAGGCGGCAGGTGCCTCCCAGATGCAGCATATCCAGCTGTTCTGCTTCTGCATCGCCGTGGTCCACTTGAGTATCGCTCATATCTGGAACGTGTGCGTGCGTATCAAGCGCAAGGACTCCACGTTCATGGCGCAGGTGGGCTGGCTTATCGGCTGCTGGGTGATGTTCTTCCTTGCGTGCCAGATGGTGCTCGGTATCGACATGCCGAAGTTCGTCATCCCGATGTTCATCGTGGAAGCGGTGCTTCTGGTGCTCTTTACTGTGCCGCCGAAGCGCCTCAAACAGGACTTCATCAGCATCCCGATGCTTGTGCTCGACGTGGTGAACAGCTTTACCGACGTGATCAGCTATATCCGTCTGTTTGCTGTGGGCATGTCTGGTGCGGCCATTGCCGAGGCGTTCAACGACATGCTTTCGCCGCTGTTCGGCTCTGCTGTCGGTATCGCCGGTGCTGCCTTCCTGCTGCTCTTCGTGCATGGCCTGAACATCGCGCTTGCGGTCATGGGCGTCGCGGTCCACGCGGTACGTCTGAATACACTCGAATTTTCAAATGGACTTGGCCAGGAATGGAGCGGATTCGCGTTCGCGCCCTTCGCCAAGCAGAAAAATTAA
- a CDS encoding DUF2764 family protein, which translates to MSSPSYLMASLPMIEMGDVPPLSMEEFRHRCIGVLSDSEISALDALLDDGECEECDDEFVRAYKAHEIQMKNVSGRLRAAAWGPDVRFTDKSFPGYDVTFAKMIQDAFAKSNPMEKEQDIDKARFWLVDSLAGVGEGTVKHVYAYAIKLKICERWARLTEAAGDSAVLNVINANDPAYASAAEQE; encoded by the coding sequence ATGAGCTCTCCTTCTTACCTGATGGCCTCTCTTCCGATGATCGAGATGGGCGACGTTCCGCCTCTCTCCATGGAAGAGTTCCGTCACCGCTGCATCGGTGTGCTGTCCGATTCGGAAATCTCCGCCCTGGACGCGCTTCTCGATGACGGTGAATGCGAAGAATGTGACGACGAGTTCGTTCGTGCCTACAAGGCCCACGAAATCCAGATGAAGAACGTTTCAGGTAGGCTCCGCGCTGCTGCGTGGGGTCCCGATGTCCGTTTTACGGACAAGTCCTTCCCGGGCTACGATGTCACTTTCGCAAAGATGATTCAGGACGCGTTTGCCAAGTCGAATCCTATGGAAAAAGAGCAGGATATTGACAAGGCCCGTTTCTGGCTTGTGGACTCGCTCGCAGGTGTGGGCGAGGGTACCGTCAAGCATGTTTACGCTTATGCTATTAAGCTGAAGATTTGTGAACGCTGGGCTCGCCTGACCGAAGCTGCAGGTGACAGCGCCGTATTGAATGTTATTAATGCAAACGATCCTGCATACGCCTCTGCGGCGGAGCAGGAATGA
- a CDS encoding V-type ATP synthase subunit K (produces ATP from ADP in the presence of a proton gradient across the membrane; the K subunit is a nonenzymatic component which binds the dimeric form by interacting with the G and E subunits): MEPNTMVTLAKMGAAAALGIAAMGSALGCGTAGMSAITMWKKAYAQGKSALFTLLVFVGAPISQTIYGMLLMNFILSKAAESGFTNWGGCLGAGIFGGLGMMASAWYQGKSAAVACDALGETGKGMVNYLMVLGIVETVALFVLVFSMMVL, encoded by the coding sequence ATGGAACCGAATACAATGGTTACTCTCGCTAAAATGGGTGCTGCAGCTGCGCTTGGCATTGCGGCAATGGGCTCCGCCCTTGGTTGCGGAACGGCCGGTATGTCCGCCATCACCATGTGGAAGAAGGCTTATGCCCAGGGCAAGAGCGCTCTCTTCACCTTGCTGGTGTTCGTGGGTGCCCCGATTTCCCAGACGATTTACGGCATGCTTTTGATGAACTTCATCCTGAGCAAGGCTGCTGAATCCGGCTTTACCAACTGGGGCGGCTGCCTCGGCGCCGGTATCTTCGGCGGTCTCGGTATGATGGCTTCTGCTTGGTACCAGGGCAAGTCCGCGGCCGTGGCCTGCGACGCCCTCGGCGAAACCGGCAAGGGCATGGTGAACTACCTCATGGTGCTCGGTATCGTGGAAACCGTGGCCCTGTTCGTTCTCGTGTTCTCCATGATGGTGCTCTAA
- a CDS encoding folylpolyglutamate synthase/dihydrofolate synthase family protein, producing MQSLGMDYLNSRLMFGMVPGLESTRKLCNALGNPERSFKTIHIVGTNGKGSTSYYLAGVLQAHGFKTGLFTSPHLVSLRERIRVNDNPISDADLDRLLLQVKAAAEQVQVEPTFFEVLTLVSFLYYAEQGVDVVSMEAGMGGRLDSTAVACGNIVVLTSIGLEHTEVLGPTESAILKEKMAVVEADRRRNKTFVVGGLSEELLAEARAYASELGAECFVPAIRTDIKLPNLGHHYIENASLSLAAAESFVHSVGRVFDDSLALKTLETRSWAGRMQQLTDKNGVVRYILDGAHNSHAVRRLVETLAEYYPGTKFHCVFGALKDKDVGEMLKLMAPFVSHWHITKTPYPRFRELDDLRSELSNLGLKVASEGELSRNFLDQVAEIASVDNENIPVLVTGSLYMIGETVQALKDDFDGLAFFRGLEPSTNEHR from the coding sequence ATGCAATCGCTTGGTATGGATTATTTGAATTCTAGGCTCATGTTCGGCATGGTGCCGGGGCTTGAATCGACTCGCAAACTCTGCAACGCTCTCGGAAATCCTGAACGATCTTTCAAGACAATCCATATCGTCGGTACGAATGGCAAGGGCTCAACGAGCTATTACCTCGCGGGCGTTTTGCAGGCCCATGGTTTTAAGACTGGGCTTTTCACGAGCCCGCATCTGGTAAGCCTTCGCGAACGTATTCGTGTAAACGACAATCCCATTAGTGACGCTGATTTGGATCGTTTGCTTCTCCAGGTGAAGGCTGCAGCAGAACAGGTGCAGGTGGAGCCGACCTTCTTTGAGGTCTTGACACTTGTGTCGTTTTTGTATTACGCCGAGCAGGGTGTAGACGTGGTTTCGATGGAAGCAGGCATGGGCGGCCGCTTGGACAGTACGGCGGTGGCATGCGGCAATATCGTGGTGCTCACGAGTATCGGACTTGAACACACCGAAGTTCTGGGCCCCACCGAAAGCGCCATTCTTAAAGAAAAGATGGCTGTTGTCGAAGCGGACCGTCGCCGCAATAAGACTTTTGTCGTTGGAGGCCTTTCCGAAGAATTACTGGCAGAAGCCCGTGCTTATGCAAGCGAACTTGGTGCAGAATGTTTCGTTCCTGCGATTCGGACCGACATCAAACTCCCGAATCTGGGCCACCATTACATTGAAAACGCAAGCCTTTCTTTGGCTGCCGCCGAAAGCTTTGTTCACAGTGTGGGTCGCGTTTTTGACGATTCTCTCGCCTTAAAAACGCTTGAAACCCGTTCCTGGGCTGGCCGCATGCAGCAGTTGACCGATAAAAATGGGGTGGTTCGCTACATTCTGGATGGGGCGCATAATTCTCATGCGGTGCGTCGCTTGGTTGAAACCTTGGCGGAATATTACCCCGGTACCAAGTTCCACTGCGTTTTCGGAGCCCTTAAAGATAAAGATGTGGGCGAAATGCTCAAGTTGATGGCTCCATTTGTAAGTCACTGGCATATAACCAAGACTCCTTACCCGCGTTTCCGCGAACTGGACGATTTGCGCTCGGAACTCTCGAATTTGGGCTTGAAAGTTGCTAGCGAAGGCGAACTCAGCCGAAATTTTTTGGACCAAGTTGCCGAAATTGCCTCTGTAGATAACGAAAATATTCCTGTTTTAGTGACCGGCAGCCTCTATATGATTGGCGAAACGGTGCAGGCCCTCAAGGACGATTTTGATGGTTTGGCTTTTTTCCGTGGCCTTGAACCCTCGACTAACGAGCACCGCTAA
- a CDS encoding V-type ATP synthase subunit D has product MAKVKLTKNALKAERDALKRFQRYLPTLLLKKQQLQMEMRTLQERVMAKREEEDKLRKSMASWISLFAEPIEWSKYLSVKEVRQGEGNIAGVKIPTYDGVDFNIAIPDFFTTPVWLDDGIRSLQGLISLRLERRVLEKQYELLSKELRTTSQRVNLFEKVKIPEAKENIRVINIFLGDQQTSGVARSKLAKGKATARTAAQDALAKEAAA; this is encoded by the coding sequence ATGGCGAAGGTCAAGTTAACTAAAAACGCCCTCAAGGCGGAACGCGACGCATTGAAGCGCTTCCAGCGCTATCTGCCGACGTTGCTGTTGAAAAAGCAGCAGCTGCAGATGGAAATGCGCACGCTCCAGGAGAGGGTGATGGCTAAGCGAGAAGAGGAGGATAAGCTCCGCAAGAGCATGGCTTCCTGGATTTCGCTGTTTGCCGAACCCATCGAATGGTCAAAGTACCTGTCGGTGAAGGAAGTGCGCCAGGGCGAAGGTAACATCGCCGGCGTGAAGATTCCGACATACGACGGGGTAGACTTTAATATCGCCATTCCGGATTTCTTTACCACGCCCGTGTGGCTGGACGACGGTATCAGAAGCCTTCAGGGCCTGATTTCGCTGCGTCTGGAACGCCGCGTGCTCGAAAAGCAGTACGAACTTCTTTCTAAGGAACTGCGTACCACGAGCCAGCGCGTGAACCTGTTCGAAAAGGTGAAGATTCCCGAAGCGAAGGAAAATATCCGCGTCATCAACATCTTCCTGGGCGACCAGCAGACGTCCGGCGTTGCCCGCAGCAAGCTTGCCAAGGGTAAGGCCACCGCCCGTACCGCTGCCCAGGATGCACTCGCGAAGGAGGCCGCCGCATGA
- a CDS encoding endonuclease, which produces MKSFGIILLLAVFIAIAWSRVDPTAAPQHYNYRDASKQLRRVYYGELQETLYCGCRYDDKKNVDFSSCNFKPRENPKRKSFKRAERIEWEHMVTAHNMGQHLPCWRDGGRKNCSANDTTFKIMEGDMHNLYPAIGEVNGDRNNFMYSQWTNDPEPMYGGCKTIVDFKLKKAQPREEARGIIARASLYMEKTYGVNLSKQDRQLFEAWNKMYPVTPRECERDRRIFKVQGDHNPFVYEKCPK; this is translated from the coding sequence ATGAAAAGTTTTGGAATTATACTGCTTCTGGCGGTTTTTATCGCTATTGCCTGGTCGCGCGTAGACCCGACAGCAGCCCCGCAGCATTACAACTACCGCGACGCGAGCAAGCAGCTGAGGCGCGTGTATTACGGCGAACTTCAAGAAACTCTTTACTGCGGTTGCCGATACGACGACAAGAAGAACGTCGACTTTTCAAGCTGCAACTTCAAGCCGCGCGAAAATCCGAAACGCAAGAGTTTTAAGCGCGCCGAGCGCATTGAATGGGAGCACATGGTAACCGCCCACAATATGGGACAGCACCTCCCCTGCTGGCGCGATGGAGGTCGCAAGAACTGCAGCGCGAACGACACGACCTTCAAAATCATGGAAGGCGACATGCACAACCTGTACCCCGCCATTGGCGAAGTCAACGGCGACCGCAACAACTTTATGTACAGCCAGTGGACTAATGACCCAGAACCCATGTACGGCGGCTGCAAGACCATTGTAGATTTCAAGCTAAAAAAGGCCCAACCCCGAGAAGAAGCTCGAGGAATCATAGCCCGAGCAAGCCTTTACATGGAAAAAACCTACGGCGTTAATTTATCCAAACAGGACCGTCAGCTTTTTGAAGCCTGGAATAAAATGTACCCCGTAACCCCCAGGGAATGTGAGCGAGACCGCCGAATTTTTAAGGTTCAAGGGGATCATAACCCCTTTGTGTACGAAAAATGCCCTAAATAA
- a CDS encoding V-type ATP synthase subunit A produces MASIGKIIGVNGNLIRVKFETAVSQNEVAYAKLTQKNKDGKSEVIPLKSEVIRIRGDYAELQVFEDTTGLKTGDEVEFTGELLSVELGPGLLTQVFDGLQNPLPKLADECGFFLQRGKYLKALPRDKKWAFTPVAKVGDVVVAGDTLGTVPEGVFTHRIMVPFRLLGKWTVESVAAAGEHVVEDVVAKLKNDKGETQDVTMVQTWPVKMPIKAYEERLRPSKPLTMQQRIIDTFFPVMQGGTFCTPGPFGAGKTVLQQLMSRYADVDIVILAACGERAGEVVETLREFPELIDPRTGKSLMERTLIICNTSSMPVAAREASVYTGVTLAEYYRQMGLNVLLLADSTSRWAQALREMSGRLEEIPGEEAFPAYLESVIAAFYERGGVVRLKDGSTGSVTICGSVSPAGGNFEEPVTQATLKVVGAFLGLSRERSDQRRFPAIHPLDSWSKYEGIIDSKKVAEARHILANGVDVNNMMKVVGEEGTSIDDFVIYLKSEYLDAVYLQQDAYNEIDAACSAERQKYVFDKVYTILKTPMKFSEKDVARTFFLKLTQSTKDWNRVKFDSQEFKDLEQSIFASVKEVSANA; encoded by the coding sequence ATGGCTAGTATCGGAAAAATCATCGGCGTGAACGGAAACTTGATCCGTGTCAAGTTCGAAACCGCCGTGTCTCAGAACGAAGTGGCATATGCCAAGCTTACCCAGAAAAACAAGGACGGTAAGTCCGAAGTTATCCCCCTTAAGAGCGAAGTTATTCGTATTCGCGGTGACTACGCCGAACTCCAGGTGTTCGAAGACACCACGGGGCTCAAGACGGGTGACGAGGTGGAATTCACCGGCGAACTTTTGTCCGTAGAACTTGGCCCCGGCCTTTTGACCCAGGTCTTTGACGGTTTGCAGAACCCGCTCCCGAAGCTTGCCGATGAATGCGGCTTCTTCCTGCAGCGCGGTAAGTATTTGAAGGCGCTCCCGCGCGACAAGAAGTGGGCATTTACCCCGGTCGCCAAGGTGGGCGATGTGGTGGTCGCGGGCGATACCCTCGGCACCGTGCCCGAAGGCGTGTTCACGCACCGCATTATGGTGCCGTTCCGCCTGCTCGGTAAGTGGACTGTGGAATCGGTCGCTGCCGCTGGCGAACATGTGGTTGAAGATGTGGTTGCTAAGCTCAAGAATGACAAGGGCGAAACCCAAGACGTGACCATGGTGCAGACCTGGCCGGTGAAGATGCCGATCAAGGCCTACGAAGAACGCCTGCGTCCCTCCAAGCCCCTCACCATGCAGCAGCGCATTATCGATACGTTCTTCCCCGTGATGCAGGGCGGTACGTTCTGTACGCCGGGCCCCTTCGGTGCCGGCAAGACCGTGCTTCAGCAGCTCATGAGCCGCTACGCCGACGTGGATATCGTGATCTTGGCCGCTTGCGGTGAACGTGCAGGTGAAGTGGTGGAAACCCTCCGCGAATTCCCTGAACTGATTGACCCGCGTACTGGCAAGTCCCTCATGGAACGTACGCTGATTATTTGTAACACGTCTTCGATGCCGGTGGCTGCTCGTGAAGCATCCGTGTATACGGGCGTGACTCTCGCCGAATACTACCGCCAGATGGGCCTGAACGTGCTCCTCTTGGCTGACTCGACTTCTCGTTGGGCTCAGGCTCTGCGTGAAATGAGCGGCCGTCTGGAAGAAATTCCGGGCGAAGAAGCCTTCCCGGCCTACCTCGAATCCGTGATCGCCGCCTTCTATGAACGCGGTGGTGTGGTTCGCTTGAAGGACGGCTCTACCGGTTCCGTGACGATTTGCGGTTCCGTGTCGCCTGCAGGTGGTAACTTCGAAGAACCGGTGACCCAGGCTACCTTGAAGGTGGTGGGCGCATTCCTCGGCCTTTCCCGTGAACGTTCCGACCAGCGCCGCTTCCCGGCAATCCACCCGTTGGATTCCTGGTCCAAGTACGAAGGCATTATCGATTCCAAGAAGGTTGCCGAAGCCCGTCACATCCTCGCAAACGGCGTGGACGTGAACAACATGATGAAGGTGGTGGGCGAAGAAGGTACCTCTATCGACGACTTCGTGATTTACCTGAAGTCCGAATACCTCGATGCCGTTTACCTGCAGCAGGACGCCTATAACGAAATTGACGCCGCTTGCTCTGCTGAACGTCAGAAGTACGTGTTCGACAAGGTTTACACCATTCTCAAGACCCCGATGAAGTTCAGCGAAAAGGACGTCGCTCGTACGTTCTTCCTTAAGCTCACTCAGTCGACGAAGGACTGGAACCGCGTCAAGTTCGATTCCCAGGAATTCAAGGACCTTGAACAAAGTATTTTTGCTTCCGTGAAGGAGGTTTCCGCTAATGCATAA
- a CDS encoding ATPase, whose protein sequence is MAEDLQYLMERIQKDAVDKAENEAAAIIAKAKEKAADIVKAAEAEASARLEKADKDAEAFTERSERTLEQSARDLLLSVGKNLEKMIMDLLNLQVEKSLDESTVKSMLLTLAKNYSSDIEVDFSDADARKLSSFVMGEFAKQLSAGVKVESDKGVKFGFRVKLDGGKVTHEFTEAAMADALSALLRPQLSRVVNAAAQAK, encoded by the coding sequence ATGGCAGAAGACTTGCAATACCTTATGGAACGCATCCAGAAAGATGCTGTCGATAAAGCAGAAAACGAGGCGGCGGCTATCATTGCCAAGGCCAAGGAAAAGGCGGCCGATATCGTGAAGGCTGCCGAAGCCGAAGCGTCCGCCCGTCTGGAAAAGGCCGACAAGGACGCCGAAGCGTTCACGGAACGCAGCGAACGCACTCTTGAACAGTCCGCCCGCGACCTCCTGCTTTCGGTAGGCAAGAACCTTGAAAAGATGATTATGGATTTGCTGAACCTCCAGGTGGAAAAGTCCCTCGACGAATCCACCGTGAAGTCCATGCTTTTGACCCTTGCTAAGAATTATTCTTCCGACATCGAAGTGGATTTTTCTGACGCCGATGCTCGCAAGCTCAGCTCCTTTGTGATGGGCGAATTTGCCAAGCAGCTTTCCGCCGGCGTTAAGGTCGAAAGCGACAAGGGCGTCAAGTTCGGCTTCCGCGTCAAGCTCGACGGTGGCAAGGTCACTCACGAATTTACCGAAGCTGCCATGGCCGATGCTCTCTCGGCCCTGCTCCGTCCGCAACTTTCCCGCGTTGTAAACGCCGCTGCCCAGGCCAAGTAG
- a CDS encoding V-type ATP synthase subunit K (produces ATP from ADP in the presence of a proton gradient across the membrane; the K subunit is a nonenzymatic component which binds the dimeric form by interacting with the G and E subunits) produces the protein MDQAQLLTLAKLGAVAALGLAAVGSALGCGTAGMAAIGAWKKAYLKGKNALFTLLIFVGAPIAQTIYGMLLMMYILNKSQAAPANWAAYLGVGIFGGIGMMASAWYVGKSAADACNALGETGKGLVNYLMVLGVGETVALFVMVFSMMLVS, from the coding sequence ATGGATCAAGCTCAACTTTTAACGCTCGCGAAACTTGGCGCGGTGGCGGCCTTGGGCCTTGCCGCGGTGGGTTCTGCGCTGGGCTGCGGGACTGCCGGCATGGCGGCCATCGGAGCCTGGAAGAAGGCGTATCTCAAGGGTAAGAACGCGCTGTTTACGCTGCTCATCTTCGTGGGCGCGCCGATTGCGCAGACAATCTACGGCATGTTGCTGATGATGTACATCCTGAACAAGTCTCAGGCGGCTCCGGCTAACTGGGCTGCATACCTGGGTGTGGGCATCTTCGGTGGCATCGGCATGATGGCCAGCGCCTGGTACGTGGGTAAGTCCGCTGCGGACGCCTGCAACGCCCTCGGCGAAACCGGCAAGGGCCTCGTGAACTACCTGATGGTCTTGGGCGTCGGCGAAACCGTCGCACTGTTCGTCATGGTGTTCTCGATGATGCTCGTGTCGTAA